The stretch of DNA ATTtgggtttattttgtttttgtttttcaatgTTTCAGGgtgaagaacaaaagaaattggATGTGCTTTCTAATGAAGTTTTTGTTAAGGCTTTGATTAGCAGTGGAAGAACAGTAAATAATGCCTGAAAACCATTTGTTTAAATGCTTGATTGAATAAAAATTAGTGCttgatttttatgtattaaaCATTTTTATGTAGTGCCTCCTGGTTTCTGAGGAAGATGAAGAAGCTATATTTGTGGATCAATCAAAGCGTGGAAAGTATATATTAAAATCCGACATGAATATGTTCaattcttttttgaaaattttctatataCTTGAAAGATCATATTCATTCACTATATTTATCCATGTATGAACTCTAGGCTAACTTATCATGCCAAAATTTTGTGGTGTTTTATTCAGATACATTGTTGTTTTTGATCCATTGGATGGATCCTCAAACATTGATTGTGGTGTTTCCATAGGAACTGTATGGCCTCCTTATACACCCCTCTCAAGCTTGTATCCTAAAAGTCTTTGTACTAAGTTTGACTACATTTtgcccctctactaaaaaaaagggcaaattagtccttatacaaaatcaaagagCAAACCGGCTCATGTTTTTCAGTAAAAGggataaaatgcaatctaaccCTTAGTACAGggtctccataatacttttaccttcTTTTGCTTAATGAAACTGGTTTATGAATGGTAACATGCATGTTTTCCCTCTTGTAATTTAGATATTTGGGATTTATATGGTGAAACATAAAGACAATCCCACCATTGATGATGTATTACAACCCGGAAATAATCTCATAGCAGCCGGTTATTGTATGTACGGAAGCTCCTGCACGGTTAGAAAACAGTCTCTCATCACCATTTATCAGCATTTGTAGAAACTTAAATCGGTTTTGCTTTTTGATGATTGAAGCCTAAAGGAAGTgttgttttcttttgattttgcAGTTAGTGCTAAGTACTGGGAGCGGCGTTAACGGTTTCACTCTCGATCCATCTCTAGGGGAGTTCATATTAACTCATCCCGATATCAAGGTATTAATACTTACTCCATTGATCAAGTTGTCATGATGTTATAGTTACATTACCTGTTTGCTTTGGAGCAGATACCTAAGAAAGGAAAGATTTATTCAGTAAATGAAGGAAATGCCAAAAATTGGGATGAACCAACTCGAAAGTTTGTCGAAAAATGCAAGTTCCCTACAGATGGTTCACCCCCAAAGTCCCTTAGATACATTGGAAGGTATTTACTATTAGCTACGCTATTTGAACTCAAATACGAGCATCAGATATGATCATATTCTTATATTATATCCGGATACTGGTCAAATACGAGTGCTAGACCTGGAAAAAATACTAACAAGTTGCTTTCAACTAATGACATTACACTTTTGCAGCATGGTTGCAGATGTTCACCGAACATTGCTTTATGGTGGTATCTTTTTATATCCTGCAGATAAGAAAAGTCCTAATGGGAAGCTACGGTAAAGTATTGTTTCAAAAgcttcattttttaattacaactTTATACGAATAAATCGAGCTTTCGTGTTTCGAATATAGTGTTCTTTATGAAGTTTTCCCTATGTCATACCTAATGGAACAAGCTGGAGGTCAAGCTTTTACTGGAAAGCAAAGGGTAATGTGATATCAACTCACTATTCTTTGTTCTCATGtctacatacatatatttacatatgtTGTTGATCTTTGATGGAGTTGCAGGCCCTCGATTTAGTTCCGGGGAAGATACATGAACGATCTCCGGTTTTCCTTGGTAGCTATGATGACGTTGAAGAAATTAAAGCACTCTATGCTGCTGCTGGTGCTGCAAAATAGGAAGAAGAAAATGCTGCATAAACTTGTAGACTTTATATCAGTCTTTTTAAGCTTTTTAACATGTGGTCCCTTAAGAGTACTAATAATTTAATCCCTGTAATATTGAAAAATCAAAtaagaccaaattgaaataaaataaatatttattatttaaaaaatatcgttttatatttaaaaatgttaataaataGCAAACAAATAAACTAACTACATAATATTTCTCTGTATGAGACCATAACTCGAGTGGGCAATAGAAGAAAGTATTAGCACCTCTCTTGGTATCTCCTCAAAAGTCTTCAATCTTTAGTTTGTTACCAAAACCATTTTAGCCAAGCAGTCAGTAGTTTTGTTATATTCTCTAGGAAGATGTTTAATGATCCAAGATCTTACGTTTCCCAACAGGTGATGAATACGTTTAATGAGGGCAGACTTGTCGGAGAAGAATCCTGAATAGCTTTGACTGCCTTCACATTATCAGATTGAATTTCCACGCCATCATAGCTCCTATTTTGGATGAGGGTCAGACCATCAAGTATACTCCATAATTTAGCATCAAAGATTGAACATTTGCCCAAGTTTCTGTTGTACCCCAGAATCCACTCTCCATTTCCATTCCTTATGACCccgaaaaaatataattttcaagatatttttatacaacaaatattaacttttacaatttagactttaactaaattgattcatttaataataaatggaCTAAACTAATTCATTCCCTATTATACAAGGACCTTCCATGTATTTTAACCCTCGTATTTGTAGCCCAAACCATATACAGGTGTGGCATGATTTAACCGGGTCGGACCTGACCCAACGATGCCAAATTGGACGCATGTAGTAGCACAACTGCAAATTCGCaaaaaacaaattagaaaaatGGAGTTTTGGACTTTGGAGCCAAACTATAAAACTTtctttgttaagaaaaaaaaaaaaaaaccaaaccttTATGAATATGACGAAATGGGTTTTTACTTTTGTGCCAGATAAGTCTCTTTTTTAGCTAACATTATTGCTTTAGAACTTGCTTTTTTGCATTTgaaaataatcccaaaaaaaatgaatgaaatcgAGGGTTATATTTGATTTCTACAATGTTGAATGCAATTTAGGTGTTTAATTGTTTTCAGATTTTCTGAATC from Gossypium hirsutum isolate 1008001.06 chromosome D04, Gossypium_hirsutum_v2.1, whole genome shotgun sequence encodes:
- the LOC107898531 gene encoding fructose-1,6-bisphosphatase, cytosolic, with the protein product MDHAADAHRTDLMTITRHVLNEQTKYPESRGDFTILLNHIVLGCKFVCSSVSKAGLAKLFGLAGETNIQGEEQKKLDVLSNEVFVKALISSGRTCLLVSEEDEEAIFVDQSKRGKYIVVFDPLDGSSNIDCGVSIGTIFGIYMVKHKDNPTIDDVLQPGNNLIAAGYCMYGSSCTLVLSTGSGVNGFTLDPSLGEFILTHPDIKIPKKGKIYSVNEGNAKNWDEPTRKFVEKCKFPTDGSPPKSLRYIGSMVADVHRTLLYGGIFLYPADKKSPNGKLRVLYEVFPMSYLMEQAGGQAFTGKQRALDLVPGKIHERSPVFLGSYDDVEEIKALYAAAGAAK